The genomic stretch GGTCGCAGCGCACAGGTATGACCTAGACGCTGCTGGGGAGCTTGGGTTTAGGACAGCCTATGTATCGCGCCCGCTTGAGTTTGGCCCCGATGGATTAACAGATGAGGCGCATGATATGCGCTACGACATTATTGCCCAAGATATGAACGATCTGGCTCAGAAACTAAATACTTAGGAGAACATTATGCTTGAATGGATTACAAATTTACTCAGAAAGAAACCAGTTACAGAAGAAGAAATGGAGGAGAGAGTATTTCTTGAAGGCCCTCACTCAAGGCTCCGTGAGCTTTGGTTTTTGATCCGCGTTTTCTGGGGATTTCTCTATGGCTTCCGCAGACTTCACTTTGTAGGTCCGCTTGTAACTGTGTTTGGCTCAGCCAGGACTCAAGAGGACGAGCCGTACTACAAAGACGCTGTAAAAGTAGGAGAGGAGCTCGTTAACCTTGGATTTGGGGTAATGACGGGCGGCGGGCCCGGTATAATGGAGGCCGCAAATCGCGGGGCTAAAAAAGCAGGTGGAACATCTATCGGATGCAACATCATTCTCCCCTTTGAGCAGGAGCCTAACCCGTAT from Thermodesulfobacteriota bacterium encodes the following:
- a CDS encoding TIGR00730 family Rossman fold protein, with the translated sequence MLEWITNLLRKKPVTEEEMEERVFLEGPHSRLRELWFLIRVFWGFLYGFRRLHFVGPLVTVFGSARTQEDEPYYKDAVKVGEELVNLGFGVMTGGGPGIMEAANRGAKKAGGTSIGCNIILPFEQEPNPYLDVMINFNYFFVRKVMLLKYSYAFVIMPGGAGTMDELFETITLIQTKKIFHFPVVLIGTEYFQELREMLEHMVEEETISPEDIDLFYFTDSIEDAMNHIKVNIVDKYGVTLKKVHKPSKILLEG